The proteins below are encoded in one region of Ostrea edulis chromosome 3, xbOstEdul1.1, whole genome shotgun sequence:
- the LOC130052865 gene encoding uncharacterized protein LOC130052865, whose product MMVLCEKSFFQREQWSAVKQVICSLAESLSKYANYLSSKKSQDSKKPKQATDREHFEVLRQSHHIQPGPASRYKMLHNAFIASKPYESILVNDYSPEDARRRHEFMKQIVVPVKCIKFTYSGSKEHLVFIWKVDSSDSESQILSRNMEISSRLRKNLPVYHTRAMRREFLSMFGKQIHGKTGFLREAYRRLTGDNPASINYTTSEMDKRISNILEMEDSDLICDLRVNNTGQPEKYEKFLEECQNYIGSKLETAVDDRRHDAVTKDFDVVTHLANAFSVRDFYEQVVSRCPENTPIPSKEWLRLQFWPRNCHFKSSARYTGKLKVKFMIQSRQFRKSHEDMHYASALFRYEKEFCLRFR is encoded by the exons ATGATGGTGCTCTGTGAAAAGAGTTTTTTTCAGAGAGAGCAGTGGTCAGCTGTCAAACAG GTTATATGTAGTTTGGCAGAATCATTGTCAAAGTATGCCAACTACTTATCATCCAAAAAGTCACAAGACTCAAAGAAACCTAAGCAAGCCACTGATAGAGAACATTTTGAAGTGTTAAGACAATCACATCACATTCAACCAGGTCCTGCTAGCag ATACAAGATGCTCCACAATGCTTTTATAGCAAGCAAGCCTTATGAAAGCATCCTTGTCAATGACTATTCACCAGAAGATGCAAGGAGGCGCCATGAATTCATGAAGCAAATTGTGGTTCCTGTCAAATGTATTAAGTTCACTTATAGTGGAAGCAAGGAGCACTTAGTTTTTATTTGGAAAGTTGACAGTTCTGATTCAGAGAGTCAGATTCTTTCCAGAAATATGGAAATTTCTTCAAGGTTACGAAAAAACTTACCCGTTTACCATACACGAGCAATGAGAAGAGAGTTTCTAAGCATGTTTGGAAAACAGATACATGGGAAAACAGGGTTTCTTCGGGAAGCATACAGACGTTTAACTGGTGATAACCCTGCGAGTATTAACTACACTACAAGTGAAATGGACAAAAGAATTTCTAATATTTTAGAAATGGAGGATTCTGATTTGATATGTGATCTGAGAGTCAACAACACTGGTCAGccagaaaaatatgaaaagtttctTGAAGAATGTCAGAATTACATTGGTTCAAAACTGGAAACAGCTGTAGATGATAGAAGACATGATGCAGTGACAAAGGATTTTGATGTTGTAACACATTTAGCAAATGCATTCTCAGTGAGAGATTTTTATGAACAGGTTGTTAGCAGGTGTCCGGAAAATACACCTATACCATCTAAAGAATGGCTACGTCTGCAGTTCTGGCCTAgaaattgtcattttaaaagttCTGCAAGATATACTGGTAAACTTAAAGTGAAATTTATGATCCAAAGTCGTCAGTTTCGAAAGTCACATGAGGACATGCATTATGCATCTGCCTTATTTAGATATGAAAAGGAATTCTGTTTACGTTTTAGATAG